CGCCTGGAATGCGGCAGCGACGATTGGCGACACTGTGCGCTCGGTCGCCGCCCAGTCCCATGACGATCTGGAACACCTGATCATTGACGGGGCATCAACCGACGCCACCGCGGCTATTGTCGCCAGCGTAGCGTCGCCCCGAACTCGTTTCATCAGCGCTCCCGATCGCGGCCTCTACGACGCCATGAACAAGGGTATTGCGCAGGCTACAGGTGATCTGATCGGGTTTCTCAATGCCGATGACTTTTTCTGTCGCACCGACAGCGTCGCGCTGCTCGCGACAGCAGCCGGCGAACATGCCGCGGTGTCAGGCGGGGTAGCAATCGTACCGGCCGATAATTGCGATAAGCTCGTGCGGGCCTATCCATCGCAACCGTTCGCACCATGGATGTTGCGATTTGGCCATATGCCCCCGCACCCGGGTTTTTATACCAGCCGCGCCGCTTTCGATCGCGTCGGCGGCTTCGATCCCGCCATCCGTATCGGCGCCGATTTTGAATGGATGGTGCGGTTCTTTGGTGTGCATGGCCTCAAATCGGTGCCCATTCGTGAAACGCTGGTGACGCTGCGTGAAGGCGGGTTGTCGAACAGCGGATTTGCCAGCCGGCGCACGATCAATACCGAGGCGGTAACGTCGCTACGTCGTCACGGCATCGCCACCTCGGCGCCGCTGGTGTGGTCCAAATATGCTGCCAAGGTCCTGCAGTTCGGCATGTCAGCGTATCAATGGCCCGCGCCCGAACTTGTGCAATGGCCGGCAGCTCGAGATTAACAGTAACTAGCGTTAACCGAGGCTCGGTGGCCCTGCGCTTGCGAAAGATCGCGTGCCGTAGCGAAGCCGCGGAGTGTCCCGTCGACATCGGACGGTTGTCTTCGGGGTCCGCCCACGCCTGCGGTTCGCTGCACAAATCGCAGCAAGTCCTTCAAAAGGCCGTCGAGAAAATCCGGCGGCGCGATCAGCGGCAGATTATCGCAGGGAAGAATATAACGCGGCATGCGATGCAGCGGTTTTAGACCAGCTGAATTCAGCAGCGCGCTGCCGACCTGCCCTGCGTCGCTCGTCGGCTACGGCGGAACTTGAGCCGATGCGCGCCATTTCCATGCCCCATTCGTCGGGCATAGCGGGGTTGGCGTAAACCGCAGCACTGCCACCGACTTCGGGTAGCGACGTGAGCGGCGCGGCGATGACCGGGCAGTCATGGATCATTGCTTCGAGCAATGGCAAGCCAAAGCCCTCATAGGCCGATGGATAAAGCAGCGCCGTTGCGCCCTCGTATAGTCCCGCCAACCGGTCGTCGCCGCCGCCAATCTGATGCACTCGGCCGGCGAGGCCAGCAGCGGCAATGGTCGCGAGCTCTGCGTCATCAAAGGCACCGCCGCCGAAACACAGAAGTTCATGGCTGTCGAGCGCCGCGGCGCGAAGCCCGGCCACGGCAACGGCGAAGTTCTTGTAGGTGCCGCGGCGCCCGACGAAGAGGAAATA
This is a stretch of genomic DNA from Polymorphobacter fuscus. It encodes these proteins:
- a CDS encoding glycosyltransferase family 2 protein, with translation MKVTVITVAWNAAATIGDTVRSVAAQSHDDLEHLIIDGASTDATAAIVASVASPRTRFISAPDRGLYDAMNKGIAQATGDLIGFLNADDFFCRTDSVALLATAAGEHAAVSGGVAIVPADNCDKLVRAYPSQPFAPWMLRFGHMPPHPGFYTSRAAFDRVGGFDPAIRIGADFEWMVRFFGVHGLKSVPIRETLVTLREGGLSNSGFASRRTINTEAVTSLRRHGIATSAPLVWSKYAAKVLQFGMSAYQWPAPELVQWPAARD